Proteins encoded together in one Anaerococcus murdochii window:
- a CDS encoding YihY/virulence factor BrkB family protein, which produces MKIKKHKFKDFLKNFINRLKTQDIMTYSSALSFYFLQASIPLMMVLVSVVSRVLKGNETIIYEFLNLVPKTTANLIIKALDIMFASSQSATVTTVTILFALWSATSGVDKLIAAINHAYGLGHQSKAIKQRLMSIVYTIIFIVFIMFLLIFQIYGPTILKILDSKILDITGKFLGKNLEYIVDFISSPIFTILTTAIPLLIMSAALGIFYKYAPGNSANRIPFKQALTGGIFTTFTIYVTSFVYSYFINNFSNKSLIYGALAGILALFIWLLIVSSLLIIGAEVIAAFREGYRDEYFDKDIKPDNNGENPMNKIVSKIKGKINEK; this is translated from the coding sequence ATGAAAATAAAGAAGCATAAATTTAAGGATTTTCTAAAAAATTTCATAAATAGGCTAAAAACCCAGGACATAATGACCTATTCATCTGCCCTATCTTTCTACTTTCTCCAGGCCTCAATCCCTTTAATGATGGTCCTGGTGTCTGTAGTATCAAGAGTTCTAAAAGGCAATGAAACCATTATTTATGAGTTTTTAAACCTAGTGCCAAAGACAACTGCAAATTTAATAATCAAGGCCCTAGACATCATGTTTGCCTCGAGCCAATCTGCAACTGTCACAACAGTCACAATCCTCTTTGCCCTCTGGTCTGCGACAAGTGGTGTAGATAAGCTAATTGCAGCTATAAACCACGCCTACGGCCTAGGTCACCAATCTAAGGCCATCAAGCAAAGATTGATGAGTATCGTCTACACCATTATCTTTATAGTTTTTATCATGTTTTTGCTAATTTTTCAGATTTATGGACCGACCATCCTAAAAATCCTAGATAGCAAAATCCTTGATATAACAGGGAAATTTTTGGGGAAAAATTTGGAATACATCGTCGACTTCATATCTTCTCCAATCTTTACCATCCTAACTACAGCCATACCGCTTCTTATAATGTCAGCAGCCCTGGGCATCTTTTATAAGTATGCCCCAGGCAATTCGGCAAATAGGATTCCTTTCAAACAGGCCCTCACAGGTGGGATTTTCACAACCTTTACCATCTATGTGACAAGTTTTGTTTATTCATATTTTATAAACAACTTCTCAAACAAATCCCTAATTTACGGTGCCCTTGCCGGTATCCTTGCCCTTTTCATCTGGCTTTTGATAGTCTCATCCCTACTAATAATAGGAGCTGAAGTCATAGCCGCCTTTAGAGAAGGCTATAGGGATGAGTATTTTGACAAGGATATTAAGCCTGATAATAATGGTGAAAATCCTATGAATAAAATCGTTTCAAAAATAAAAGGAAAAATAAATGAAAAGTGA
- a CDS encoding 5-formyltetrahydrofolate cyclo-ligase — protein sequence MKSEFRRFFLNLRREMDQSLIKEKSGKIIENLLTSDFYKNSQNIFVYVSKNMEVETHDFIKKAMADGKKIYVPKIIDHKMIAAKLDDISDLEAGAFDIPTSNSLEFIKDPDLTICPGLTFDDEKNRLGYGGGFYDKFLVENETTKIGLMISDFRSIKIPADPWDIKMDFIITEYKIF from the coding sequence ATGAAAAGTGAATTTAGGAGATTTTTCCTAAATCTCAGACGAGAAATGGACCAATCTCTAATAAAAGAAAAATCAGGAAAAATCATAGAAAACTTATTAACAAGTGATTTTTACAAAAATTCCCAAAATATCTTTGTCTATGTATCAAAAAATATGGAAGTTGAAACTCATGATTTTATAAAAAAAGCAATGGCTGATGGGAAAAAAATCTATGTGCCAAAAATCATAGACCATAAAATGATTGCTGCAAAATTAGATGACATTTCAGACCTAGAGGCTGGAGCCTTTGATATTCCAACATCTAATAGCCTTGAATTTATAAAAGATCCCGACCTTACCATCTGCCCAGGACTCACTTTTGATGATGAGAAAAATAGACTGGGCTATGGTGGTGGATTTTATGATAAATTCTTAGTAGAAAATGAAACCACAAAAATCGGTCTTATGATTTCAGATTTTAGGTCAATAAAAATTCCTGCCGATCCTTGGGATATAAAAATGGACTTTATTATCACAGAATATAAAATATTTTAA
- a CDS encoding cobalamin-independent methionine synthase II family protein, protein MTERFLTVGSLLRNEELLKYKREIEKRDDIVYPFYDDFAGYKECEDKAVADVVERQIAAGLPEITDGEYSKSLWHLDFVWGLAGVERYIRESGYFFEDKDCCGKFETRRDIGLRLVDRLSGKNHPFIDHFKRLKKLVNGRAAIKQCIPSPSHIFGEIISFGFLEDSYYKNEADFEKDLIRSYKEFLDDFKNAGGEIIQFDDCLWEQFADEGDSSQFDGQARDNKNLALAEKYIAINNEVIDYGHDLGLKVYTHNCRGNYASRHFGAGTYDSIADLFLEKQHYDRFYLEWDDERAGSLNSLKAFEKNKDAEIVLGFLSSKTPDLDDEKRALELLDQASKIIDKDRLYLSHQCGFASCDNGNELSQDQQWTKITQGQKIAEKFWNN, encoded by the coding sequence ATGACAGAAAGATTTTTAACAGTTGGATCATTACTTAGAAACGAAGAATTATTAAAATACAAAAGAGAAATTGAAAAAAGAGACGATATTGTCTATCCATTTTACGACGACTTTGCTGGCTACAAAGAATGCGAAGATAAGGCAGTAGCAGATGTGGTTGAAAGACAAATCGCAGCCGGTCTTCCAGAAATTACAGACGGAGAATATTCAAAATCCCTCTGGCACCTCGACTTTGTTTGGGGACTAGCAGGGGTAGAAAGATATATCAGAGAAAGCGGATATTTCTTTGAAGACAAAGATTGTTGTGGCAAATTTGAGACCAGACGTGATATAGGACTAAGACTTGTAGACAGACTTTCAGGCAAGAACCACCCATTCATAGACCATTTCAAAAGACTTAAAAAACTTGTAAATGGCAGGGCAGCCATCAAACAATGCATCCCTTCCCCATCCCATATTTTTGGTGAAATCATTAGTTTTGGTTTCCTAGAAGATTCTTACTACAAAAACGAAGCCGACTTTGAAAAAGACCTAATCCGTTCTTATAAGGAATTTTTAGACGATTTTAAAAATGCTGGTGGGGAAATAATCCAATTTGACGATTGCCTATGGGAACAATTTGCAGACGAAGGTGATAGCAGCCAATTTGATGGCCAAGCCAGGGATAATAAAAACCTTGCCCTAGCTGAAAAATATATAGCCATCAACAACGAAGTCATCGACTACGGTCATGACCTAGGCCTAAAAGTCTACACACACAACTGCAGGGGCAACTACGCATCCCGTCACTTTGGAGCAGGCACCTACGACTCAATCGCTGATCTTTTCCTAGAAAAACAGCACTACGACAGGTTCTACCTAGAATGGGACGACGAAAGAGCAGGATCCCTAAATTCATTAAAAGCCTTTGAGAAAAACAAAGACGCAGAAATCGTCCTAGGCTTCTTATCATCAAAAACTCCTGACCTAGATGATGAGAAAAGAGCCCTAGAATTATTAGACCAAGCAAGCAAAATCATAGACAAAGACAGACTCTACCTCTCCCACCAATGTGGCTTTGCCTCATGCGACAACGGAAACGAACTAAGCCAAGACCAGCAATGGACCAAAATCACCCAAGGCCAAAAAATTGCAGAGAAATTCTGGAATAATTAA
- a CDS encoding GIY-YIG nuclease family protein → MAAYFYILANETNEVLYKGSTTDLIRRTYEHKEHLYEGSFTDIYNVTRLIYNECYDDIQSARARERQVGKWSRKKKDKIISKMNLKWIDLYWGLLG, encoded by the coding sequence ATGGCAGCTTATTTCTATATACTAGCAAATGAAACAAACGAAGTATTATACAAAGGATCTACTACTGACTTAATAAGGCGCACATATGAGCATAAAGAACACCTATATGAAGGTAGCTTTACCGATATATATAATGTAACAAGATTGATATATAATGAATGTTATGATGATATTCAAAGTGCAAGAGCAAGGGAACGCCAGGTTGGCAAATGGTCTAGAAAAAAGAAAGACAAAATTATAAGTAAAATGAACCTAAAATGGATAGATTTATATTGGGGATTATTGGGGTAG
- a CDS encoding GIY-YIG nuclease family protein, translating into MAAYFYILANETNEVLYKGSTTDLIRRTYEHKEHLYEGSFTDIYNITRLIYYECYDDIQSARARERQVGKWSRKNKDKIISKMNPKWIDLYWGLLG; encoded by the coding sequence ATGGCAGCTTATTTTTATATACTAGCAAATGAAACAAACGAAGTATTATACAAAGGATCTACTACTGACTTAATAAGGCGCACATATGAGCATAAAGAACACCTATATGAAGGTAGCTTTACCGATATATATAATATAACAAGATTGATATATTATGAATGTTATGATGATATTCAAAGCGCAAGGGCTAGGGAACGCCAGGTTGGTAAATGGTCTAGAAAAAATAAAGATAAAATAATAAGTAAAATGAACCCAAAATGGATAGATTTATACTGGGGGTTATTGGGTTAG
- a CDS encoding InlB B-repeat-containing protein has translation MKKYEKAKELLETKANRKEKKPIYATRKLSIGLVSCMLGLVMATPVVRAEETELIKLQPAKEASEPADGGVEDNDTPVPLEKDETTQEGLSGLETQSADGLEIGPEIVGDPVTAAIPAPTINKVFYDATTISGAGVHRARVSGKTVRGTIHVTLKNGDTVKASSVINPTGTTWTYKLPEGVSIAEGDVVTAYQEFDGQSSPKVTANAEPSIANKTTLTMPTGEIWIEQTSSNIVNKDEQAEAFELLKKANPDIANDIKSAVFSIDGTENAYYEVTYTDGSTSGKIKATDLKIKQVTETSRDANVKEIIVTDTEIKGQLAGEGPFDGMKVEIYLNVPSKDKFPEPGKCAIDKNAGNSVVVPVNPDGSFSYTLKSTDNLEIDKTVGISIKEIGKFKNCNVAIVKPVTPEKTEVKDPKKLTADEKTAIDAAIRTAYTVNGESKLPEGNPDRDGLPAVIQIDDSGNAKIFSPNDIKGDWDPNNDYKFTPEKNEDGSYKLIDGAEPKITIAAKDLLKNIKPDAPTLALSGDNIKITPNEKDTDAKIITVSYKDKNDKDQTTTATKADDGTWSITKGEGSVAQNGVITLPKNKVKGNTTVTAKVTDKGGVADDDKDPLTSDPGTLTVEETKADKVEALGGLDPVVMKKWVGDELDWKKGVKAKDDAKKSEVEELLKDAKFEDVTEEKRSTSKEGDFKGKIKITFDDKSELVVEKQMLYVSNLVTSGKRENTPDDALVVEFKLGEGTKVDNTGSGAIEGNKDNPVSYQKYKVKPNTDLKTYKNQTLNETYYNLINTKVKAIDKYTEPVWNGENGSVTENFVITETNKVFTAKATKTCDITFDANKGGGSKDKVTQKVNTEYELPAANTFTAPENKQFSGWQIGEDSTLKQPGAKIKITGDTIVKAIWKPIELKVKFQTEAGASGTMEDKTVNKGSKYELPTPTFKPEEGKEFAGWKVGEGTELKAVGSEIDITGNVTLTAVWKDKKEEVKVSFKHGDGATGTMGDKIVNKGSKYELPKPEFTPEEGKEFAGWKVGDGTELKQVGAEIDISGDVTLTAVWKDKKEEVKVSFKHGDGATGTMGDKIVNKGSKYELPKPEFTPEEGKEFAGWKVGDGTELKQVGAEIDISGDVTLTAVWKDKKEEVKVSFKHGDGATGTMGDKIVNKGSKYELPKPEFTPEEGKEFAGWKVGDGTELKQVGAEIDISGDVTLTAVWKDKKEEVKVSFKHGDGATGTMGDKIVNKGSKYELPTPTFTPEEGKKFAGWKVGDSTELKQAKEKIDISGDVTLTAVWEDKPSNPGGNSGGYTPGGGGSIFTPSKPDKKPEDKKPGDEKPVDPNKPGEEKPNTPSEKNPEKPGEKEPGKEKDKNEEGKKPGVEDRLRIRYNPNGGHWNDNSTDIITYYYDRGNIITLINPPTREGYRFLYWKGSAYQPGDKYTVVDDHMFVAQWEKIGTKASRSNPKTGIESVAGVVCTLIASTGALYIGRKKED, from the coding sequence ATGAAAAAATATGAAAAGGCCAAAGAGCTTTTAGAAACTAAGGCAAATAGAAAAGAGAAAAAACCAATCTACGCCACTAGGAAACTATCCATAGGCCTAGTGTCTTGTATGCTTGGTTTGGTCATGGCAACACCTGTGGTCCGTGCGGAAGAAACCGAACTTATCAAACTCCAACCTGCGAAGGAAGCTAGTGAGCCAGCAGATGGTGGTGTAGAGGATAATGATACACCAGTCCCATTAGAAAAAGACGAGACCACACAAGAAGGTCTTAGTGGATTAGAAACTCAAAGCGCAGATGGATTAGAGATTGGTCCTGAAATAGTAGGCGATCCAGTAACAGCGGCTATACCAGCACCGACAATTAACAAGGTGTTTTATGATGCTACGACAATTTCTGGTGCTGGCGTACACAGAGCTAGAGTTAGTGGTAAAACCGTAAGAGGTACGATACATGTAACATTAAAAAATGGTGATACAGTAAAAGCTAGTTCTGTTATAAACCCTACAGGTACAACATGGACATATAAATTACCAGAAGGGGTGTCTATTGCAGAAGGTGATGTGGTAACAGCATATCAAGAGTTTGATGGACAAAGCTCTCCAAAGGTAACTGCAAACGCAGAGCCATCAATAGCAAATAAGACAACGCTCACAATGCCAACAGGCGAAATTTGGATAGAACAAACTTCATCCAATATAGTTAATAAAGATGAACAAGCAGAAGCTTTTGAATTGCTAAAAAAAGCAAATCCAGATATAGCTAATGATATTAAATCTGCTGTGTTTTCTATTGATGGCACTGAAAATGCTTATTATGAAGTAACTTATACTGATGGTTCAACATCAGGTAAAATTAAAGCTACTGATTTGAAAATAAAACAAGTTACAGAAACCTCAAGAGATGCTAATGTAAAAGAAATTATAGTAACTGATACAGAGATTAAGGGTCAACTAGCTGGGGAAGGCCCATTTGATGGGATGAAAGTGGAGATTTACCTAAATGTTCCATCAAAGGATAAATTTCCAGAACCGGGTAAATGTGCAATAGATAAAAATGCTGGAAACTCAGTCGTAGTCCCAGTTAACCCTGATGGAAGCTTTTCCTATACTTTAAAAAGTACTGATAACCTAGAAATAGATAAAACAGTTGGTATATCTATAAAAGAAATTGGTAAATTTAAAAATTGTAATGTAGCAATTGTAAAACCAGTAACACCAGAAAAGACAGAAGTTAAAGACCCTAAAAAATTAACCGCTGATGAAAAAACAGCAATTGATGCTGCTATAAGAACAGCATATACAGTAAATGGAGAATCTAAACTACCAGAAGGAAATCCAGACAGGGATGGACTTCCAGCAGTCATACAGATTGATGACAGTGGCAACGCAAAGATATTTAGTCCTAATGATATAAAAGGTGATTGGGATCCTAACAATGATTATAAATTTACTCCAGAAAAAAATGAAGATGGTTCTTATAAGTTAATAGATGGAGCTGAACCAAAAATAACAATTGCGGCCAAAGACCTTTTAAAAAATATTAAACCAGACGCACCAACTCTTGCCTTAAGTGGTGATAACATCAAAATCACTCCAAATGAAAAAGATACAGATGCGAAGATTATTACTGTTTCTTATAAAGATAAAAACGATAAGGATCAAACAACTACAGCTACAAAAGCTGATGATGGAACTTGGTCTATTACTAAAGGTGAAGGTTCCGTCGCTCAAAATGGAGTTATAACTCTTCCTAAGAACAAAGTAAAAGGCAATACAACAGTAACAGCTAAAGTAACAGACAAGGGTGGAGTAGCGGATGACGATAAAGATCCACTTACATCAGATCCTGGAACTTTAACTGTAGAAGAAACAAAAGCTGATAAAGTTGAAGCCCTTGGTGGTCTTGACCCAGTAGTTATGAAAAAATGGGTTGGAGATGAACTTGACTGGAAGAAAGGCGTAAAAGCTAAAGACGATGCAAAAAAATCTGAAGTTGAAGAACTATTAAAAGATGCAAAATTTGAAGATGTAACTGAAGAAAAGAGAAGCACTTCTAAAGAAGGTGACTTCAAAGGTAAAATTAAAATTACTTTTGATGATAAGTCAGAACTTGTAGTTGAAAAACAAATGCTATACGTTAGTAATCTTGTAACATCAGGAAAAAGAGAAAACACTCCTGATGATGCTTTAGTGGTTGAATTTAAATTAGGCGAAGGTACAAAAGTTGACAATACTGGATCTGGAGCAATTGAAGGAAATAAAGATAATCCTGTAAGCTATCAAAAATATAAGGTTAAACCGAATACGGATTTAAAAACTTATAAAAACCAAACTTTGAATGAAACTTATTACAATTTAATAAATACAAAAGTAAAAGCTATAGATAAATATACAGAACCAGTTTGGAATGGGGAAAATGGTTCGGTTACAGAAAACTTTGTTATAACTGAAACAAATAAAGTATTTACAGCAAAAGCAACAAAGACATGTGACATAACTTTTGATGCAAATAAAGGTGGTGGATCGAAAGATAAGGTAACTCAAAAAGTAAATACAGAGTATGAATTACCTGCAGCAAATACGTTCACAGCTCCAGAAAACAAACAATTTTCAGGTTGGCAAATTGGAGAAGACTCTACATTAAAACAACCAGGAGCAAAAATAAAAATTACTGGTGATACAATAGTAAAAGCTATCTGGAAACCAATCGAACTCAAGGTGAAATTCCAAACAGAAGCCGGTGCAAGTGGAACAATGGAAGATAAAACTGTCAACAAAGGCAGCAAATATGAACTTCCAACACCTACATTCAAACCAGAAGAAGGCAAAGAATTTGCTGGTTGGAAAGTCGGAGAAGGAACAGAGCTTAAGGCTGTAGGAAGTGAAATAGACATCACAGGAAATGTTACCCTAACAGCAGTCTGGAAAGACAAAAAAGAAGAAGTAAAAGTAAGCTTCAAACATGGTGACGGCGCAACCGGCACTATGGGAGATAAAATTGTCAACAAAGGCAGCAAATATGAACTTCCAAAACCTGAATTCACACCGGAAGAAGGCAAAGAATTTGCAGGCTGGAAAGTCGGAGATGGCACAGAATTAAAGCAAGTCGGAGCGGAAATAGACATCTCAGGCGACGTAACCCTAACAGCAGTCTGGAAAGACAAAAAAGAAGAAGTAAAAGTAAGCTTCAAACATGGTGACGGCGCAACCGGCACTATGGGAGATAAAATTGTCAACAAAGGCAGCAAATATGAACTTCCAAAACCTGAATTCACACCGGAAGAAGGCAAAGAATTTGCAGGCTGGAAAGTCGGAGATGGCACAGAATTAAAGCAAGTCGGAGCGGAAATAGACATCTCAGGCGACGTAACCCTAACAGCAGTCTGGAAAGACAAAAAAGAAGAAGTAAAAGTAAGCTTCAAACATGGTGACGGCGCAACCGGCACTATGGGAGATAAAATTGTCAACAAAGGCAGCAAATATGAACTTCCAAAACCTGAATTCACACCGGAAGAAGGCAAAGAATTTGCAGGCTGGAAAGTCGGAGATGGCACAGAATTAAAGCAAGTCGGAGCGGAAATAGACATCTCAGGCGACGTAACCCTAACAGCAGTCTGGAAAGACAAAAAAGAAGAAGTAAAAGTAAGCTTCAAACATGGTGACGGCGCAACCGGCACTATGGGAGATAAAATTGTCAACAAAGGCAGCAAATATGAACTTCCAACACCTACATTCACACCAGAAGAAGGCAAAAAATTTGCGGGCTGGAAAGTCGGAGATAGCACAGAATTAAAACAAGCCAAAGAAAAAATAGATATCTCAGGCGACGTAACCCTAACAGCAGTCTGGGAAGATAAGCCATCAAATCCAGGCGGAAACTCTGGAGGATACACTCCTGGTGGTGGAGGAAGTATATTTACTCCATCTAAACCAGACAAAAAACCAGAAGATAAAAAACCTGGAGATGAAAAACCAGTTGATCCAAACAAACCAGGTGAAGAAAAACCAAATACTCCTAGCGAAAAGAATCCAGAAAAACCAGGAGAAAAAGAACCTGGAAAGGAAAAGGACAAGAATGAGGAAGGTAAGAAACCTGGAGTAGAGGATAGGTTAAGGATTAGATATAATCCTAATGGTGGACATTGGAATGATAATTCAACTGATATCATAACTTACTACTACGACAGAGGCAATATCATTACCCTTATCAACCCACCTACCAGGGAAGGATATAGGTTCTTATATTGGAAAGGCTCAGCTTACCAACCAGGAGATAAGTACACTGTAGTAGACGACCACATGTTCGTTGCCCAATGGGAAAAAATAGGAACAAAAGCAAGTCGTTCAAATCCTAAAACCGGTATCGAATCAGTAGCAGGTGTAGTTTGCACCCTAATTGCTTCAACTGGCGCCCTATATATTGGTAGAAAAAAAGAAGATTAA
- the serS gene encoding serine--tRNA ligase, translating into MIDIKLLRENPDFVKENIKKKFQDEKLVLVDEVLELDEKLRQYKTDGDKLRSERNKTSKEIGALMGQGKKDEAEAAKAHVVEINDELVHIEEETARLNEEVKKRMQVIPQIIDETVPLGKDDTENVEIERFGEPLVPDFEVPYHIDIMESFDGIDLDSSRNTSGAGFYYLKGDIARLHSAILSYARDFMIDKGYTYFVPPFMIRSDVVTGVMSFAEMQDMMYKIEGEDLYLIGTSEHSMIGKFINTINEEDKMPLKMTSYSPCFRKEVGAHGIEERGVYRIHQFEKQEMVIICKPEDSKKFYDELWQNTVEFFRSLEIPVRTLECCSGDLADLKVKSCDVEAWSPRQGKYFEVGSCSNLGDAQARRLGIRLRGEDGNYFAHTLNNTVVAPPRMLIAFLENLLQADGSVKIPAPLQMYMGGKEKIVPTVK; encoded by the coding sequence ATGATTGATATTAAATTACTAAGAGAAAACCCAGACTTTGTTAAGGAAAATATTAAGAAAAAATTCCAAGATGAAAAACTTGTCCTAGTAGACGAAGTATTAGAACTTGACGAAAAACTCCGTCAATATAAGACCGACGGCGACAAGCTAAGAAGCGAAAGAAACAAGACTTCTAAGGAAATCGGCGCTCTTATGGGTCAAGGCAAAAAAGACGAAGCCGAAGCCGCTAAGGCTCATGTAGTTGAAATCAACGACGAACTTGTCCACATCGAAGAAGAAACAGCTAGACTAAACGAAGAAGTCAAAAAAAGGATGCAAGTCATCCCACAAATCATAGACGAAACAGTACCTCTAGGCAAGGACGACACTGAAAACGTCGAAATTGAGAGATTTGGAGAGCCTCTTGTTCCTGACTTTGAAGTGCCTTACCACATAGACATCATGGAAAGTTTTGACGGAATCGACCTTGATTCATCAAGAAATACCTCAGGTGCAGGTTTCTATTACCTAAAAGGCGATATAGCAAGACTCCACTCAGCAATCCTTTCTTATGCGAGAGACTTTATGATTGATAAGGGCTACACCTATTTTGTCCCACCATTTATGATTAGATCTGATGTAGTAACTGGCGTTATGTCTTTTGCTGAAATGCAAGATATGATGTATAAAATCGAAGGCGAAGACCTCTACCTAATCGGTACATCTGAGCACTCAATGATTGGTAAATTCATCAACACTATCAACGAAGAAGACAAGATGCCACTAAAGATGACCTCATATTCTCCATGCTTTAGAAAAGAAGTAGGAGCACACGGCATCGAGGAACGTGGAGTTTACCGTATCCACCAATTTGAAAAACAAGAAATGGTAATCATCTGCAAGCCAGAAGATTCTAAGAAATTCTATGACGAATTATGGCAAAATACAGTAGAATTCTTTAGGTCCCTTGAAATCCCAGTAAGAACACTCGAATGCTGTTCAGGAGACCTAGCAGACCTTAAGGTAAAATCTTGCGACGTAGAAGCATGGAGCCCACGCCAAGGCAAATACTTTGAAGTAGGATCATGCTCAAACCTTGGCGACGCCCAAGCAAGAAGACTTGGCATCAGACTAAGGGGAGAAGACGGCAACTACTTTGCCCATACCCTAAACAACACAGTAGTAGCTCCACCAAGAATGCTAATAGCCTTCCTAGAAAACCTACTCCAAGCCGACGGATCAGTTAAAATCCCAGCCCCACTACAAATGTACATGGGCGGCAAAGAAAAAATCGTACCAACAGTTAAATAA
- a CDS encoding acyltransferase family protein, producing the protein MKRLTKRKVNFRYLNILRGFCLLTVSTYHLFGHALPGGFLAVIGFLVMSGFLMEKANFNRDLTLQDISESLKRKAKKILPPIIFIAFISLVVALIFAREIFDDSARSSLAVIFGFENIRQIIAGASYFDRNGNFNLFVHLWYISLYIQFIVIFYLVKYLGGKIRNISARIWGLIILSLISFGLSLYFAINNSPIIRIYYGTDTRIYAFFLGMAFYLLYLKYKDRLEVSQKSLRISIGLLSLCLFVPMFFINGEDIWIYKSFFLVYTLAFALMVLILYRYEIEYGAKFSQNILGGILEYLGRRSFYLYILQYVVQVFFSYFLINLLENKFLYYGLQFAWIIFLGEICHIIFDRKRINKYLILIPLAGLIILNIVSLAIGNQKEKDMAELKARFEQSEEEIKKNNESVQKKNASVDKKEKEEEKDKEVSSAEKEDSYQKNLEKAKEDKNFKEKPYDDFNFTENELNYVKDIHITAVGDSVLINIDKYLRKYIPNLYLDGVVGRDMVDGPNVLANIKNNVGLGDIILISLGSNGSANHNDMQTIMDLAEGRDVYFVNTSHLQSYMDKVNADMKEFVDKNPKAHLINWRAYVKDRPELLAVDRTHPNVEGSQAYADLVVRKILNVNKVND; encoded by the coding sequence GTGAAAAGATTAACTAAAAGAAAAGTGAATTTCCGCTACCTAAACATCCTAAGGGGTTTTTGCCTTTTGACTGTGTCTACCTACCACCTTTTTGGCCACGCTTTGCCGGGTGGTTTTTTAGCCGTAATAGGATTTTTAGTTATGTCCGGATTTTTGATGGAAAAAGCGAACTTTAATAGGGACCTAACACTTCAAGATATATCAGAAAGCCTGAAAAGAAAGGCCAAGAAGATCCTGCCACCTATTATTTTTATAGCCTTTATAAGCCTTGTTGTGGCTTTGATATTTGCCAGGGAAATCTTTGACGACTCAGCGAGGTCGAGCCTAGCGGTGATTTTTGGTTTTGAAAATATCAGGCAAATTATTGCCGGCGCTTCATATTTTGATAGGAATGGCAATTTTAACCTCTTTGTCCACCTCTGGTACATATCCCTCTACATCCAATTTATAGTAATTTTTTACCTTGTGAAATACCTTGGAGGGAAAATCAGAAATATTTCCGCCAGAATATGGGGACTTATAATTTTAAGTCTAATAAGTTTTGGACTTTCCTTATATTTTGCCATCAACAATAGTCCAATAATTAGGATTTATTATGGTACAGATACAAGGATTTACGCCTTTTTCCTAGGCATGGCCTTCTACCTCCTATATTTAAAATACAAGGATAGACTAGAAGTAAGCCAAAAAAGCCTCAGAATTTCGATTGGGCTTTTGAGCCTCTGCCTTTTTGTACCAATGTTTTTTATAAATGGTGAGGATATTTGGATTTATAAGTCATTTTTTCTAGTTTATACATTGGCATTTGCCCTTATGGTCCTCATCCTTTACAGGTATGAAATCGAATATGGGGCAAAATTTTCTCAAAATATTTTGGGAGGGATTTTGGAATACCTTGGCAGGAGGAGTTTCTACCTCTACATCCTCCAATATGTAGTCCAAGTGTTTTTCTCATATTTCTTGATAAATTTATTAGAAAACAAATTTTTATACTATGGTCTACAATTTGCTTGGATAATATTTTTAGGAGAGATTTGCCACATCATTTTTGATAGGAAGAGGATTAATAAATACCTAATCCTAATTCCTCTTGCAGGCCTTATAATCCTAAACATTGTTTCCCTTGCAATCGGAAACCAAAAAGAAAAAGATATGGCCGAGCTTAAGGCGAGATTTGAACAAAGCGAAGAAGAAATCAAGAAAAATAACGAATCTGTCCAGAAAAAGAATGCTTCGGTAGATAAAAAAGAAAAAGAAGAAGAAAAAGATAAAGAAGTAAGCTCAGCAGAAAAGGAAGATTCTTATCAAAAAAACCTTGAAAAGGCCAAAGAAGATAAAAATTTCAAGGAAAAACCTTATGACGACTTCAATTTCACAGAAAATGAGCTTAACTATGTAAAGGACATCCACATCACAGCTGTGGGCGATTCAGTCCTTATCAATATTGATAAATACCTAAGAAAATACATTCCAAACCTCTACCTAGACGGAGTAGTCGGTAGGGATATGGTTGATGGGCCAAATGTCCTAGCAAATATCAAAAACAACGTCGGCCTTGGAGATATTATCCTAATCTCCCTTGGATCAAATGGGTCTGCCAACCACAACGACATGCAGACAATTATGGACCTTGCTGAAGGCAGGGATGTGTATTTTGTAAATACTTCCCACCTCCAATCCTATATGGATAAGGTCAATGCCGATATGAAGGAATTTGTGGACAAAAATCCAAAAGCCCACCTAATTAACTGGCGTGCCTACGTCAAAGATAGGCCAGAACTCTTGGCAGTCGACAGGACCCACCCAAATGTGGAAGGCAGCCAAGCCTATGCTGACCTAGTTGTAAGAAAAATCTTGAATGTAAATAAGGTTAACGATTAA